From Pan paniscus chromosome 9, NHGRI_mPanPan1-v2.0_pri, whole genome shotgun sequence, the proteins below share one genomic window:
- the RPS6KB2 gene encoding ribosomal protein S6 kinase beta-2 isoform X2 yields the protein MAAVFDLDLETEEGSEGEGEPELSPADACPLAELRAAGLEPVGHYEEVELTETSVNLGPERIGPHCFELLRVLGKGGYGKVFQVRKVQGTNLGKIYAMKVLRKAKIVRNAKDTAHTRAERNILESVKHPFIVELAYAFQTGGKLYLILECLSGGELFTHLEREGIFLEDTACFYLAEITLALGHLHSQGIIYRDLKPENIMLSSQGHIKLTDFGLCKESIHEGAVTHTFCGTIEYMAPEILVRSGHNRAVDWWSLGALMYDMLTGSPPFTAENRKKTMDKIIKGKLALPPYLTPDARDLVKKFLKRNPSQRIGGGPGDAADVQRHPFFRHMNWDDLLAWRVDPPFRPCLQSEEDVSQFDTRFTRQTPVDSPDDTALSESANQAFLGFTYVAPSVLDSIKEGFSFQPKLRSPRRLNSSPRAPISPLKFSPFEGFRPSPSLPEPTELPLPPVLPPPPPSTTAPLPIRPPSGTKKSKRGRGRPGR from the exons ATGGCGGCCGTGTTTGATTTGGATTTGGAGACGGAGGAAGGCAGCGAGGGCGAGGGCGAGCCAGAGCTCAGCCCCGCG GACGCGTGTCCCCTTGCCGAGTTGAGGGCAGCTGGCCTAGA GCCTGTGGGACACTATGAAGAGGTGGAGCTGACTGAGACCAGCGTGAACCTTGGCCCAGAGCGCATCGGGCCCCACTGCTTTGAGCTGCTGCGTGTGCTGGGCAAGGGGGGCTATGGCAAG GTGTTCCAGGTGCGAAAGGTGCAAGGCACCAACTTGGGCAAAATATATGCCATGAAAGTCCTAAGGAAG GCCAAAATTGTGCGCAATGCCAAGGACACAGCACACACACGGGCTGAGCGGAACATTCTAGAGTCAGTGAAGCACCCCTTTATTGTGGAACTGGCCTATGCCTTCCAGACTGGTGGCAAACTCTACCTCATCCTTGAGTGCCTCAGTG GTGGCGAGCTCTTCACGCATCTGGAGCGAGAGGGCATCTTCCTGGAAGATACGGCCTG CTTCTACCTGGCTGAGATCACGCTGGCCCTGGGCCATCTCCACTCCCAGGGCATCATCTACCGGGACCTCAAGCCCGAGAACATCATGCTCAGCAGCCAGG GCCACATCAAACTGACCGACTTTGGACTCTGCAAGGAGTCTATCCATGAGGGCGCCGTCACTCACACCTTCTGCGGCACCATTGAGTACAT GGCCCCTGAGATTCTGGTGCGCAGTGGCCACAACCGGGCTGTGGACTGGTGGAGCCTGGGGGCCCTGATGTACGACATGCTCACTGGATCG ccgccCTTCACCGCAGAGAACCGGAAGAAAACCATGGATAAGATCATCAAGGGCAAGCTGGCGCTGCCCCCCTACCTTACCCCAGATGCCCGGGACCTTGTCAAAAAG tttctgaaacggaatCCCAGCCAGCGGATTGGGGGTGGCCCAGGGGATGCTGCTGATGTGCAG AGACATCCCTTTTTCCGGCACATGAATTGGGACGACCTTCTGGCCTGGCGTGTGGACCCCCCTTTCAGGCCCTGTCTG CAGTCAGAGGAGGACGTGAGCCAGTTTGATACCCGCTTCACACGGCAGACGCCGGTGGACAGTCCTGATGACACAGCCCTCAGCGAGAGTGCCAACCAGGCCTTCCTG GGCTTCACATACGTGGCGCCATCTGTCCTGGACAGCATCAAGGAGGGCTTCTCCTTCCAGCCCAAGCTGCGCTCACCCAGGCGCCTCAACAGTAGCCCCCGGGCCCCCATCAG CCCCCTCAAGTTCTCCCCTTTTGAGGGGTTTCGACCCAGCCCCAGCCTGCCGGAGCCCACGGAGCTACCTCTACCTCCAGTCCTGCCACCGCCACCGCCCTCGACCACCGCCCCTCTCCCCATCCGTCCCCCCTCAGGGACCAAGAAGTCCAAGAGGGGCCGTGGGCGTCCAGGGCGCTAG
- the RPS6KB2 gene encoding ribosomal protein S6 kinase beta-2 isoform X1 encodes MAAVFDLDLETEEGSEGEGEPELSPASNLNGSEEVSWHLPWLLPLGFSQDACPLAELRAAGLEPVGHYEEVELTETSVNLGPERIGPHCFELLRVLGKGGYGKVFQVRKVQGTNLGKIYAMKVLRKAKIVRNAKDTAHTRAERNILESVKHPFIVELAYAFQTGGKLYLILECLSGGELFTHLEREGIFLEDTACFYLAEITLALGHLHSQGIIYRDLKPENIMLSSQGHIKLTDFGLCKESIHEGAVTHTFCGTIEYMAPEILVRSGHNRAVDWWSLGALMYDMLTGSPPFTAENRKKTMDKIIKGKLALPPYLTPDARDLVKKFLKRNPSQRIGGGPGDAADVQRHPFFRHMNWDDLLAWRVDPPFRPCLQSEEDVSQFDTRFTRQTPVDSPDDTALSESANQAFLGFTYVAPSVLDSIKEGFSFQPKLRSPRRLNSSPRAPISPLKFSPFEGFRPSPSLPEPTELPLPPVLPPPPPSTTAPLPIRPPSGTKKSKRGRGRPGR; translated from the exons ATGGCGGCCGTGTTTGATTTGGATTTGGAGACGGAGGAAGGCAGCGAGGGCGAGGGCGAGCCAGAGCTCAGCCCCGCG TCCAACCTGAACGGGAGCGAGGAGGTATCCTGGCACCTTCCTTGGCTCTTACCCCTCGGTTTCTCACAGGACGCGTGTCCCCTTGCCGAGTTGAGGGCAGCTGGCCTAGA GCCTGTGGGACACTATGAAGAGGTGGAGCTGACTGAGACCAGCGTGAACCTTGGCCCAGAGCGCATCGGGCCCCACTGCTTTGAGCTGCTGCGTGTGCTGGGCAAGGGGGGCTATGGCAAG GTGTTCCAGGTGCGAAAGGTGCAAGGCACCAACTTGGGCAAAATATATGCCATGAAAGTCCTAAGGAAG GCCAAAATTGTGCGCAATGCCAAGGACACAGCACACACACGGGCTGAGCGGAACATTCTAGAGTCAGTGAAGCACCCCTTTATTGTGGAACTGGCCTATGCCTTCCAGACTGGTGGCAAACTCTACCTCATCCTTGAGTGCCTCAGTG GTGGCGAGCTCTTCACGCATCTGGAGCGAGAGGGCATCTTCCTGGAAGATACGGCCTG CTTCTACCTGGCTGAGATCACGCTGGCCCTGGGCCATCTCCACTCCCAGGGCATCATCTACCGGGACCTCAAGCCCGAGAACATCATGCTCAGCAGCCAGG GCCACATCAAACTGACCGACTTTGGACTCTGCAAGGAGTCTATCCATGAGGGCGCCGTCACTCACACCTTCTGCGGCACCATTGAGTACAT GGCCCCTGAGATTCTGGTGCGCAGTGGCCACAACCGGGCTGTGGACTGGTGGAGCCTGGGGGCCCTGATGTACGACATGCTCACTGGATCG ccgccCTTCACCGCAGAGAACCGGAAGAAAACCATGGATAAGATCATCAAGGGCAAGCTGGCGCTGCCCCCCTACCTTACCCCAGATGCCCGGGACCTTGTCAAAAAG tttctgaaacggaatCCCAGCCAGCGGATTGGGGGTGGCCCAGGGGATGCTGCTGATGTGCAG AGACATCCCTTTTTCCGGCACATGAATTGGGACGACCTTCTGGCCTGGCGTGTGGACCCCCCTTTCAGGCCCTGTCTG CAGTCAGAGGAGGACGTGAGCCAGTTTGATACCCGCTTCACACGGCAGACGCCGGTGGACAGTCCTGATGACACAGCCCTCAGCGAGAGTGCCAACCAGGCCTTCCTG GGCTTCACATACGTGGCGCCATCTGTCCTGGACAGCATCAAGGAGGGCTTCTCCTTCCAGCCCAAGCTGCGCTCACCCAGGCGCCTCAACAGTAGCCCCCGGGCCCCCATCAG CCCCCTCAAGTTCTCCCCTTTTGAGGGGTTTCGACCCAGCCCCAGCCTGCCGGAGCCCACGGAGCTACCTCTACCTCCAGTCCTGCCACCGCCACCGCCCTCGACCACCGCCCCTCTCCCCATCCGTCCCCCCTCAGGGACCAAGAAGTCCAAGAGGGGCCGTGGGCGTCCAGGGCGCTAG
- the PTPRCAP gene encoding protein tyrosine phosphatase receptor type C-associated protein isoform X2, which produces MSSCLWALPCTLGLGMLLALPGALGSGGSAEDSVGSSSVTIVLLLLLLLLLATGLALAWRRLSRDSGGYYHPARLGAALWGRTRRLLWASPPGRWLQARAELGSTDNDLERQEDEQDADYDHVADGGLQADPGEGEQQCGEASSPEQVPVRAEEARDSDTEGDLVLGSPGPASAGGSAEALLSDLHAFAGSAAWDDSARAAGGQGLHVTAL; this is translated from the exons ATGAGCAGTTGCCTCTGG GCTCTGCCCTGCACCTTAGGGCTCGGGATGCTGCTGGCCCTGCCAGGGGCCTTGGGCTCGGGTGGCAGCGCAGAGGACAGCGTGGGCTCCAGCTCTGTCACCAttgtcctgctgctgctgctgctcctactGCTGGCCACTGGCCTGGCACTGGCCTGGCGCCGCCTCAGCCGTGACTCAGGGGGCTACTACCACCCGGCCCGCCTAGGTGCCGCGCTGTGGGGCCGCACGCGGCGCCTGCTCTGGGCCAGCCCCCCAGGTCGCTGGCTGCAGGCCCGAGCTGAGCTGGGGTCCACAGACAATGACCTTGAGCGACAGGAGGATGAGCAGGACGCAGACTATGACCACGTCGCGGATGGTGGCCTGCAGGCTGACCCCGGGGAAGGCGAGCAGCAATGTGGAGAGGCGTCCAGCCCAGAGCAGGTCCCCGTGCGGGCTGAGGAAGCCAGAGACAGTGACACGGAGGGCGACCTGGTCCTCGGCTCCCCAGGACCAGCGAGCGCAGGGGGCAGTGCTGAGGCCCTGCTGAGTGACCTGCACGCCTTTGCTGGCAGCGCAGCCTGGGATGACAGCGCCAGGGCAGCTGGGGGCCAGGGCCTCCATGTCACCGCACTGTAG
- the PTPRCAP gene encoding protein tyrosine phosphatase receptor type C-associated protein isoform X1: MQGCIQLQVGAAASLEDRPGSPASSRETGEGLVWTRGPAAGRGRWGMWAGSGSLGHPSLQTSTELTSRSTQPELEVGARHGGACGPMALPCTLGLGMLLALPGALGSGGSAEDSVGSSSVTIVLLLLLLLLLATGLALAWRRLSRDSGGYYHPARLGAALWGRTRRLLWASPPGRWLQARAELGSTDNDLERQEDEQDADYDHVADGGLQADPGEGEQQCGEASSPEQVPVRAEEARDSDTEGDLVLGSPGPASAGGSAEALLSDLHAFAGSAAWDDSARAAGGQGLHVTAL, from the exons ATGCAAGGCTGCATCCAGCTTCAAGTTGGTGCTGCTGCTTCCTTGGAGGACAGGCCCGGCAGCCCAGCCTCCTCCAGAGAGACTGGGGAGGGTCTGGTGTGGACCAGGGGTCCTGCAGCAGGGAGGGGCAGGTGGGGTATGTGGGCAGGAAGCGGAAGCCTGGGCCACCCTTCACTGCAGACAAGCACTGAGCTCACTTCTCGCTCGACACAGCCAGAGCTGGAGGTGGGTGCCCGGCACGGAGGGGCCTGCGGACCAATG GCTCTGCCCTGCACCTTAGGGCTCGGGATGCTGCTGGCCCTGCCAGGGGCCTTGGGCTCGGGTGGCAGCGCAGAGGACAGCGTGGGCTCCAGCTCTGTCACCAttgtcctgctgctgctgctgctcctactGCTGGCCACTGGCCTGGCACTGGCCTGGCGCCGCCTCAGCCGTGACTCAGGGGGCTACTACCACCCGGCCCGCCTAGGTGCCGCGCTGTGGGGCCGCACGCGGCGCCTGCTCTGGGCCAGCCCCCCAGGTCGCTGGCTGCAGGCCCGAGCTGAGCTGGGGTCCACAGACAATGACCTTGAGCGACAGGAGGATGAGCAGGACGCAGACTATGACCACGTCGCGGATGGTGGCCTGCAGGCTGACCCCGGGGAAGGCGAGCAGCAATGTGGAGAGGCGTCCAGCCCAGAGCAGGTCCCCGTGCGGGCTGAGGAAGCCAGAGACAGTGACACGGAGGGCGACCTGGTCCTCGGCTCCCCAGGACCAGCGAGCGCAGGGGGCAGTGCTGAGGCCCTGCTGAGTGACCTGCACGCCTTTGCTGGCAGCGCAGCCTGGGATGACAGCGCCAGGGCAGCTGGGGGCCAGGGCCTCCATGTCACCGCACTGTAG
- the CORO1B gene encoding coronin-1B, translating to MSFRKVVRQSKFRHVFGQPVKNDQCYEDIRVSRVTWDSTFCAVNPKFLAVIVEASGGGAFLVLPLSKTGRIDKAYPTVCGHTGPVLDIDWCPHNDEVIASGSEDCTVMVWQIPENGLTSPLTEPVVVLEGHTKRVGIITWHPTARNVLLSAGCDNVVLIWNVGTAEELYRLDSLHPDLIYNVSWNHNGSLFCSACKDKSVRIIDPRRGTLVAEREKAHEGARPMRAIFLADGKVFTTGFSRMSERQLALWDPENLEEPMALQELDSSNGALLPFYDPDTSVVYVCGKGDSSIRYFEITEEPPYIHFLNTFTSKEPQRGMGSMPKRGLEVSKCEIARFYKLHERKCEPIVMTVPRKSDLFQDDLYPDTAGPEAALEAEEWVSGRDADPILISLREAYVPSKQRDLKISRRNVLSDSRPAMAPGSSHLGAPASTTTAADATPSGSLARAGEAGKLEEVMQELRALRALVKEQGDRICRLEEQLGRMENGDA from the exons ATGTCCTTCCGCAAAGTGGTCCGGCAGAGCAAATTCCGGCATGTGTTCGGGCAGCCGGTCAAGAACGACCAGTGCTATGAGGACATTCGCGTGTCCCGTGTTACCTGGGACAGCACCTTCTGCGCCGTCAACCCCAAGTTCCTGGCGGTGATTGTGGAGGCCAGTGGAGGGGGTGCCTTTCTGGTGCTCCCCCTAAGCAAG ACGGGCCGCATTGACAAGGCCTACCCGACGGTGTGTGGGCACACAGGACCTGTCCTGGACATCGATTGGTGTCCTCACAACGACGAAGTCATAGCCAGCGGCTCGGAGGACTGCACGGTCATG GTGTGGCAGATCCCAGAGAACGGGCTGACCTCCCCGCTGACAGAGCCGGTGGTGGTACTGGAGGGGCACACCAAGCGAGTGGGCATCATCACCTGGCACCCCACGGCCCGAAACGTGCTGCTCAGTGCAG GCTGCGACAACGTGGTACTCATCTGGAATGTGGGCACAGCGGAGGAGCTGTACCGCCTGGACAGCCTGCACCCTGACCTCATCTACAATGTCAGCTGGAACCACAATGGCAGCCTGTTTTGCTCAGCATGCAAGGACAAGAGTGTGCGCATCATCGACCCCCGTCGGGGCACCCTGGTGGCA GAGCGGGAGAAGGCTCATGAGGGGGCCCGGCCCATGCGGGCCATCTTCCTGGCAGATGGCAAGGTGTTCACCACAGGCTTCAGCCGAATGAGCGAGCGGCAGCTGGCACTCTGGGACCCA GAAAACCTCGAGGAACCCATGGCCCTGCAGGAACTGGACTCGAGCAATGGGGCCCTGCTGCCCTTCTACGACCCCGACACCAGTGTGGTCTACGTCTGCGGCAAg GGTGACTCCAGCATCCGGTACTTTGAGATCACAGAGGAGCCTCCCTACATCCACTTCCTGAACACGTTCACCAGCAAGGAGCCGCAGCGGGGTATGGGCAGCATGCCCAAGCGGGGCCTGGAGGTCAGCAAGTGCGAGATCGCCCG GTTCTACAAACTGCATGAGCGCAAGTGTGAGCCCATCGTCATGACTGTGCCAAGAAAG TCGGACCTCTTCCAGGATGATCTGTACCCCGACACAGCCGGGCCCGAGgcagccctggaggctgaggagtgggtGAGCGGGCGGGATGCCGACCCGATCCTCATCTCACTGAGGGAGGCCTACGTGCCCAGCAAGCAGCGGGACCTGAAGATCAGCCGGCGCAACGTGTTGTCTGACAGCCGGCCCGCCATGGCCCCGGGCTCCTCCCACCTAGGGGCCCCCGCCTCCACCACCACTGCTGCTGATGCCACCCCCAGCGGCAGCCTGGCCAGAGCCGGG GAGGCTGGGAAGCTGGAGGAGGTGATGCAGGAGCTGCGGGCCCTGAGGGCGCTGGTCAAGGAGCAGGGCGACCGCATCTGTCGCCTGGAGGAGCAGCTGGGCCGCATGGAGAACGGGGATGCGTAG